Within the Streptomyces europaeiscabiei genome, the region TGAACAGTTCGGAGGCTTCGGTGAGGGTGACCAGGTCGGCGGCGGGCAGGTGCGGGCTGAGCGAGGTGACGGCCACAGGGCCTCCCATGATCGACGGCCATCGTTCGCAGCTCCGGCGGCCGATACGGGTGGGCCCTCGGGGGGCCCGGGTGGTGATGTTGTCGTGAACGGTGGTGCAGGGTAGGACCCGCTTACCCCGGTTCAGGTTGCATGAACTCGCAAAGAATTCCGGGCGGCCACGTGTTCGTAGGCGAGGCGCGCCAGGGTCCAGGAGCTGGACAGGCCCCCGCGGGTGGTGCAGCGGCTGTTGGTGCACACCGCTCGCTGGGCGTCCTCCACCCACATCAGGCCGAACGTGCGGCAGCCGGGGCACCTGTGAGGGCGGATCACCTTGGTGTCACCCATGGCGATCGCGTGCTCGAGGCGCTGGCGGTAGACGATCGTGTCGCGGCGCTGCTGCTGCGCTGCGGGGGCGTTCTCGGTGTGCTCCCGGTACCAGTCGTAGACGGCTTCCACGCGGTCCGGGAGCGGGCCGGCGTCCGGGTTCACGGAGCGGGCGTGCTGGACGATCTCGGCGACACTGCGGTCGATGTGCTCGTCAACGTCCGCCCGGTACGGCAGAGCGGGGGACACGGCGGTGGCGCGGGGCTCGGAGCTGATGTACGAGTGCCCGGCGGGCCCGGTGACGGGATACTCGCGAAAGTCTTCGGAGAGGAGGCGCAGGCGGCTTGAGGCTGTGTCGTTGGTGTCGTCGCCTGTGGTGCTCATGGGCGTCCCCCGTCCCCTTGGCAGCGGCCTCGGGGGCGCGGGGAGCCGGTGCGACATGGGGGTAGCAGGGGCGCGCGCCGGAGGCCGGAGGTGTTTACTCCGGGTGTTCCGGACGCCCCATGGTGGCACGGAAGTGGCCGGAGTTGAACAGATCGTGGTTGATGATCAGCGCAATGTGACTTGTCTGAAGATTCAACAACGGACGTTACTTCGGGTAAGAGTTTGGCCTGTTCACCACACCAGGCGTGGCAGCCCGAGCAGCCCCCGGAGCATCGCGTCCAACTCCGCCCGCTGCCCCTCGTCCACGATCCCCTTCACCTGGGCACCCTCGAACATCCCCCGGACGATCGTCAGCGTCAGCGTGAACACCGCAGCCGTGTCCTCATCGGTCAGCGAGTGCCCCGCCTCGTTGAACATGGTCTCGACATGCTCGGCAAGCCGCTCGGACGAACTCTTGCCCCCTGCTCCTGCGTCAGGGCCTTCGGTCATGTGCGGTCCCCGTCCTGCCTGCCTGCGGGCGTGACTATGGAGGGGGATTACGGCCGCACCGCCCGCCGTGTTCATCACGACGGCCGGGATGGGGGCCGGCTCTGCTGCGGACATCGGGGCGTCTCCGCTCCTCCGGCAGATCGGAAAGGTCATACGTACGCCCAGGGGGGATTCCGCTCCTAGGCCAAGGGTCTACACCAACGGCTGCCAGTCCGTGAGCGCAGACCGCCACTGTGACACCCTCAGCGGCGTGTCGGTAAGGGCAGGGCAAGTTTTGACAGGACTTATAACCACCGTGGTGTACAGATCCGGCCGACCTCGTCACTCGAGGCAACCACACGCGCTTTCCTGCCCTCAACGAGGCAGCCCCCGGCAAGGAGATGCACGGGGGACGGAGTTTTGCCGACAACGCACCCGGTGCCCTTGCAGGGGGCTGTGAGACCTCACGAGCGCATGCCCGTCAGATGACGGCAGTCTAGCCAGACAACTCGTCACGCGGGCAGATCCGGGGAAACCTCCCGGTCGCACCGTCCGGTCGGTCCGGAGCAGGGCGGGGGCCGCGCGTGGCCGGAGGGTGGGCACGGGAGGGCTGCGAACCACCAAGGCCCGGTCCTCCGGCACGGCGGCCTCCCGCCCACGTGGGGGGTGGCATTGCCCACCCAACCCCGCATAAATGCGCGAACGGAACCCGTGTGCACTGCAATCACCCGGTTGGGTGACGCGAAAACCCCGGCAACCGGGGCGAACTCGACTTGAATCGATCGGGTACGACAGCGGCCCGGCTCCCCCGCCGTCACGGTGGGAGCCGGGCCGCCGCCAGCTCTACTGGTTGACCTACCGGCGCCTGCCTGCGGTCGGGAGCTGAGGCAGGAACTCGTCCAGGACCGCGTTCAGGAAGTCGCTGCGGCTCGGGAACCCGTACGCCTGACAGAAGGCGTCGTAGTTCGCCAGTTCCTGCTCCGACGGGCGGAACGACTGCTGCCCGGAGTCCTTCAGCCGCCCGCGTACGGCGCGCCGGCCGACGACCTCGCCGAGCATGCCGTCCTCGTCGTAGTCCTCCTCATCGACCGCATTGTGCTGCTGGTACACGTCAGCGAGGACCTTGCCGAACAGGTTGTTCCGCTTGCAGTACAGGAACGCCCGCCGCACCACGAGCGCGTTGGACGGCTCCTTGTCCCCGGCCATCTTCTTGGACAGCTGGTAGTGGGCGAACCGCTCACGCACGCTGTGGCTGACCATGACGGTGCACTGGGTGGCTCGGGCGCCCGCAGGGCCGAGGCTGGGTACCTGCACCTGGTCGATCTGGACGTCGCTGCGGTAGGCGAGCGGTACGGGCCGGTGTGTGGCCGGAGGTCCGGCGACGGCTCGTACCGCAACCTCCTGGCCGCCGCTCCCCTCTTGTTCCTCCTGCTGCGCCTGCTGGGCCTGCTCGGGCTGTTCCTGCGCGCGTTCGATCTTCTGCGGTGGGGCGGCCGTCTTCGGCGTCTCGACGACAGGCACGGGCGCTGGCGCGGGGACGACTGCCTCCTCGGTCTGTGTCGGCTCCACCCTGCGGGCCGGGCCGGGGCCGGGCGGGACCTCCACGACCGGCGGGACGGGCGCCGATGCGGTCTCCTCCGGCTGCGTCTCCGCGGGCGGCGTGGGGCTGGCTGTTGTGTCGGCGGCCGCGTCGTTGGACTGTCCGCGGCGGCGCCGCCGGTTACCGAGAGCGGAGTTCGCGAAGGAAGCCAGCGCCTCCTGGTCCGGTAGTTCGGCGTTCACGTCCGTTGCCTTGCTCGAGCTCATGCTTCCTCACCGGCCTCCGCCTGGGCGCGGCGCGCGGTCATCTCCTGCAGCACCTCGACCGTCAGCGACTGGTAGTCGCCGGCCAGTGCCTTCATCGACTTCATCAGCGGCGGCGGCAGTTCCTTCGATGCACGGAGTTCCTGCGGCACCTTGCCGCGGAGGCGGGCCTCGACGGCTGCGGCCTCGACGTGTCGGATGGTCTGCTCGAAGAGGGGGGCCGTGCCCTGGAGGTCTTCCTCGAGCTTCTCGCGGATCTTTTCCTGGACCTTGGTGGCGGAGCTGTTCGTCGCGAAGAGTACGACGCCGAGGAGTTGGAGGACGTCGTTGATCTGGCTGGCGGTGCCGAAGCGCTTGGCGACGGCGCGCAGGCCCTTGCGGGAGGAGGGGTCGGACTTGGAGGGGATGAGGACGTAGTCGGAGGCCACGAGCGCGGCGAGCTGGAGGACGTCGGAGCCGGGGGCGACGTCGAGGATGATGACGTCGTAGTCGTCGCGTACGCCGTCGATGGCGGCCGCGTAGATGCCCATCCACGCGTCGCGGTCATCGGGGTCGGCGATCTGCTTGGAAGCGCGACGCTGGCAGTACAGCTCTTCGATGATCTCTTCGAGCTGTTCGCCGCCCGGGACGACGTGCAGGCCTGGGCGCGCCTGCCCGGTCGGGGTGAGGGGCTTGCCCTCGAGGATGGCGGCGGCCTGGGCGGCGCCCTTGTCGTTCATCTGGCTGTTGGAGATGCCGAGGTCTTCGCAGTTGTTGCCCTGTTCGTCCAGCTCCATCAGCAGGACGTCCTTGCCGAGCTTGGACAGGGCGACACCGAAGGCGGAGGACAGGGAGGACTTGCCGACGCCTCCCTTGCCGTTGACGACGGCGATGACCTTGGGTTCGTGCTGGCCGGCGTCGATGAGGGTGTAGCGGCGCTCAAGGCTGCGCTTCACCCCCTCCAGGTTCATCAGGGTGATGGGGACTTGCAGTGTGCTCACGGATGCGCCTTCCTGCCGGGTCTGGGTGAGGTCTCGGCGCACGACCCTATACGGCGATCATGCTCGGCCTGTGGAGACCCGGGCGGAAGAGCGGCAAGAGACGCTATGGGGCGTGGTAGCTAGCGGAACTTATGGCGTGACCACTAGCGCGCTATATAGGACGACCCATAGCCCCATTGCTAGCCCTTTACCTAGCGTGGTTCAGGGCTCGTCGATGTCCGCGTCCTCGTCGAGGAAGTCGTCCTCGACGTCGTCGGGCCATGCGGGCTCGAGGAACAGGCCTGCGTAAGGCGGCTTCTCCAGCGTGGGCATGAGCAGGCTCCTTGCGTACGGTCAGACTGTGATCGTCTGCGGGGTTCTCAGGGCGAGGATGTGCTTGTTGAGCATCGCGCACTCCACCTCGAGGGCGTACCTGTCGCGGCACTCAGTGTCGGTCAGGTGAGTGTGCGCGAAGTACCAGTTGGTGCAGTGCTCCCAGCACTCCTCGCCCATGGGGTGGTAGTCGGCGTGGAGGAGGCACATGCCGAGGGTGGTGCTGTGGTCCAAGAGGGATGCCTCCGTTCAGGCCGTGGCCGGCTGGTAGTTGTGGTGGACGCGGTACGCCGCGCAGTCGGCCGCGATGCGGGCGCAGGCGAGTTGCACCCACTGCCCGTTCTCGACGGCCGTGGCAGTGACGTCGACGGAGGACCCGAAGACTTCGTCGCCCTTCCAGTCGTGGTTGCGGATGGGGATACCCGCCTTGCTGGACCAGTCGGCGACCCAGCGTTCGGTCTTCCGGCCCCGCTGGCGGCCGATCGTCCACTTCTCCAGGCGGAGGGTGACATCGTGGACGGTGCCGTCGGGCATGCACACCCGCCCGTCGACGGGCTCGCCGTGCTTCTCCTGCTCGTTGGTGCGCTTGCCGAGGAGGAAGCGGACGGGGCTGACGGGGAGGGAGCCGCGCATCCACCACGGGTCGCTGGCCCTGGACTCGTCGCGTCGGGCCCACAGGTTCCAGTACAGGCGGCCGTGGTGGATGGCGGCCTCGATGACGCGGGAGTCGTAGCCGATCGGGTTGAGGCGACGCTGCCACCATCGGCCGTGGTCCTCGGTGTGGAGGTAGAGGGCGCCGAGCGGGCCGAGGCACAGGTGCGCGCCGAGGACGTTCTCGCTGCCCGGGTTGCCAACCTTGATGCCGATGCCGACGTTGCTGGAGACACGGCCGCCGATGACGAGCTGCCCGCCCACCGTGCCGGTGAGCCGGGTCTTCCACGGGCCGGGGTTCTGCAGGAGGAAGTGCGGGTTCTTCTTCCCGTCGTCCGGGCCGGTGTACGGGTCGCCGATGTCGTACACGGCCGGGTCGAGCTTGCCCTGGGGGTCGGTGCGGGTGCCGCACCGGTCGCACGCCACCCACCGGCTGGGCCCCATCGTGCCGACGCCCTGGGTGCCGTCCACGACCGGCTTGTGCCCGAACAGGCGGCACAGGGCGATGAGACGGGGGATGTCGTGCACCCAGAACCCGCGGTTGATCAGGCCGCGTTCGCCTCGGTCCTTGCTGTAGTCGACGGTGTAGACGCGCATACGGGCTCCCGGGGCGCAGCAGACGGGTGTGGTTGCTGGGCTCAGGCTGCCGTGGATCCGCCCGGGTGTTCCCCTGGCTCAGGTCCACTGCTGGCGGGCCTGTCGGCCGACGGCGTACGTGACCAGACGGCCGCCGTACAGGTCCAGGGCATCGTCCGGGTCCTCGTCGTAGTGGGCGGCGATCGTCTCCCACTGGTCCCAGCCGTACTGGCGGGCGTGAGCGCGGTCGGCGTCGGTGCGCTCCGGCTCGGCGAAGGCGGCCTGGACGGTGTCGACGGCCGTCTTCCACTCCTGCAGCACCGTGATCGAGCGGCCGCCGGCGATGGCGGCCTGGACGGCGGCGCGTGCCGCCTCGTCCTCGCTGTCCCGCGAGGTGACGGACGCGATGTACGCCGCGGGGTACTTCGGCCGCCACCGGTCGCTGCTGCGGGGCATACCGATCAGCTCGGCGGCGATGTCGTGGGCGCCCAGGCCGCGGTCGAAGTACGGGCGCAGCACGAACGCCAGGCGGCGGATCCGCTCCCCCTGCGTCCAGTTCACCAGCGCCCGCACCAGCCGCGTCTCCCGGATCTCCCGCTGCACCTGCGCCGGGGTACGGCGCCGAGCCGACCCTTCGCTGCTGCTGCTGTTCGTGGTCTGTCGGGGGAGGGAGGTGGGCGGTTCGCTCACGCGCTCGCGCGAGGTGTAGTTACTACCACCCTCTACCTTCACCTTTCCCTCTCCTTCATCAACCGTAGTGAGGGAAGGGGGCTCAAGGCCCGCAGAGCTGGAGTTATCCACAGGCGGGTTATCCACAGGAATCCCGGCTTCCCCCAGAGGCACAGGGGTCGCGGCCGGGCGGGGAGCAGGGAGGCGGCGGCCTCGCAGGTCCACCACGATCCGCGCGCTGTACCCGGAGCCGACGAGCGTGTGTCCCATCGCCTCGTCGTACACGGGCGGGATCACGGCCGCGTACACGGTGGCCGTCGCGGCGTAGCCCTTCATGCCGAGCAGGCGGCGGATGTTCGTCCGGGTGCCGTGCTGGACCCAGGCGAGCGCGCCCAGCTCCCGCAGGTAGCCGATGTGCCGCTTCACGGTCGCGCGGGACAGGTCGAGCCGGACCGCCATCTCGTCCAGGCAGTACCGGACGTGCCCGGTCGTGTAGTCCATGCGGTCGGCGAGGTCCTCGGCGACGCGGAGCGTGGTGGCAGTCGCCCGGGGATGTAGGCCGGCTGCGATCAGCCACTCCACGGCGCGACGCCACCGACGCGGCCCGCTCCGTCGCGACGAGGTGTGAGCCACCTCCTGGCAGATGCCACGGGCAAGAGCGAACTGCACGCCACTGTAATCGCTCGCACGTTCGAATTCGAGGTCGGGGGCGTGGAGAGGCTGAGGAACCTCGGGGCACGCGGTGTCACCCGAGTAGGGGGAGATAAGCCGCGAATCGCCCTGCGCGGGGATGCGAAGCTGACAACTAGCCGTGCGCTGGGGCACTATGTACCTGCCGTCCTGCGGACATGAAAAAGCCCGCTCGGTGGTGAAGGTGGTTCTGGACGAACCTGAAGGTCGCTCGAACGCTCGGGCCCGGTCGCCAAACCGGTCCAGAGATTCGGGCCTTAGCTCCGAGGACCAACTCGGAGCCGTTGCACAAGGCCGCGCACGGTGCGCCAACACCAGCGGCCAGCGGTAGAGGAAGCGCCCCCGCCAAGGGGCTCAAGACCTCCCGCTCGATACTCGCTACGTCACCTGATCTCCCTTACTGGGTGAGGTCTGCCCCACGCGGATAACGCGCGGGTGGTCGATGGCGGCACGGTGCTCAAGTTCCTGAGCCCATGCCTCGTCAGTGGCACGCCGCGCGATTTCGCGGTCGATGGCGGCCTGTTGGACCGCATCTGCGGCATCGTCGCGGCGCTTCTCCATTGCGGCCTGAAGCTCCAGCATCCGGTCGTGTGCCTTCACCAGGTCGCCAGGCAGGGTGATGGCGGAGTAGTGGTCCCGGATGCGCCCCAGCTCCCAGCACACGGTGCCCCAGTGCTGCTTCCGGCGGGCCCGCTCAACATCGCGGCGCATCTCCTCAAGAGCGCCCAGGTTGCAAGCGTCCTCGTAGGCCTGGCCCTCCAGTGCGACGAACCAGGCGTTCCGAGCGCTGCCTTCCTTCGGGCGGTCGGGAAGGAGTGCGCGGAGACGGCCGATCTCCGCAGTGAGGAGGGAGCGGATCTGGGCGGCCGCTGGCCGGGCCAGATCTTCGAACTCGTGGTCCTCAGCGAGGGACGACCAAACGGTGTCGGGCTGGAGTCGGTCCAAGCGCTGCCACTTGGTGCAGGCGGTCCGTACCGCGTACTCGGCTTTCGCCTGCCACTCCTCGCGGGAGGGCCAGGCGCGGCCGGTCACGCGACTGTGGGGGTAGTGGTGACAGGGCCCCGCTGGATCGCCGGTGTGATCTTCACGGCGGTGGCTGGGGTTTGCCTGTCTGATCGCCCGGGAGGACGGGTACTCTCTGCCATGTCGGCACCTTCATTCGCGTCGCAACGACTGTGGTGTCGCAAGGTCCCGCGTCCGGTGTTACCAGCACCAGGACAGCCGCCCTCAGGGGTGGCAGCGGGGCCTTCCAACTTTTCCGGCCCGCGCCCTCCGCCCGCTCTCGCAACTGAGTGGACGTCTGACGCTAGGCGCAGCCTATCCCTTGACCTCGTCATCTGTCCCACGCCTCCCAACTCGTGTCTCTCGTACGTTTGTCACACGACCTCAGTGCTCCCGCTCCGCCTGACCATCCGCCGGGTGCGCTTGGGCCGCCCGTTCCAGCACCGTCAACGAGCGGCCCACCGTTCCGGCCATCGCGTGGAAGCCGGCGCCCTCGAACTCCTTCTGGACTGCGGCCAGGACGGCCGGGTCGTGCCGGGCCGCGAAGTACTGGCCGGCCGCACGCCACGCCACCGCGCACGCCTTCTCCCACACCTCCTGAACCAGCGCCGGATCGGCGTCCGGGAACAGGTCCCGAGGCAGTCGGTCCGCGCGGCCCACCGCGTCCAGCTCGGCCGCCGCCATCAGCCCGGCGAGGAACTGCGCCGTCGACACGTGCCGCCCGGCGAGCACCAGGTCCGCCCGCACGGTCCGCTCCGCCTCGGGAGCCTCGACCGTTCCGGCGGTGTCCACCGGGTCCGGGCCCGGCGTACCCCAGAGCGAGGCGGATGCGGGGGTGTTGGGCTGGTTCACGCGGCGGCCTCCAGGCGGACAGCAGACGGGTACAGGGGAAGGATCGCGGGGATGGGCGGGGAGGGCTCGAGGGCATCGTCCAGAGACATCTGACTGGCCCAGCCCCACGATGCGGAGCGGGCACGGACGGTGTGGCTCTTCGCGGCGGCCCGGCCGCGCACGCGGGGCGGTGCGGGAGCCACCGCGGGCACGGTTCCGTCATCGTCGACGACCACCGCCTCCTCAATCAGGCCCCGCTCCACCGCCGCAGCCAGCAACTCCCGTCGGGTCGCCCGCGTCTTGTCCAGACTGAACTGGGTCACCAGGCGGGAGCGCTGCCAGTTCGCCGTACGCCAATCCACGCCGGCCGCCCGCGCCACCGCCCACGGATCCACGTGCACAGCCAACGCCAAGAGCACGTCATGCTTCTGCTCGGTCCGCAGGTGCTCGGTCGGGGCCGCCGCCGCGACCTCGTGCCGGTGCTCGATGAACCGGCGGTGCCGCTCCAGCGCTGTACGGCCGCCCCACACGCCCCGAGGCTCCGCCAGCCGTGCCGTCTCGCCCTTCCCGACCACACTGGACGCGTACGCGTCGCACCACTCCCTCACCGGGCACTCCCGGCACACCCGCTTCGCAGCCTCCTCCCGGGCCCGCCGCACCTTCCCGCCCTCACCGCCGTCCACGTCCGGCCCGTGCCACGCATCCAGTGACAGGCTCAGGTCCCCCGCCGCCTGGCGCGGATTGTCAGGGTCCGGGGCACACCCCCGGTACCGGAAGAACGGATGCTCGGTCCACGCCTCATAGGCGCCCTGCGAATCGGTACCGGTCATGCCGGACCCCCTTCCAGATCATCGAAGTCCCCGCCAGGGCGGGAGCGGTGGGCGGCGAGCGCCGCATCAAGCACCAGATCGGCCTCCGCCAGCGCCCCATGCGCGGCGCCCTGCTGGGCCATCAGCACCCCGACGCGCTCACGGAACGCCGCCATGTCGCGGTGCAGGCATCCGGCCGTCAGCCGGGACGCGGCACGCTCACGAGCGAGCG harbors:
- a CDS encoding cell wall protein produces the protein MEWLIAAGLHPRATATTLRVAEDLADRMDYTTGHVRYCLDEMAVRLDLSRATVKRHIGYLRELGALAWVQHGTRTNIRRLLGMKGYAATATVYAAVIPPVYDEAMGHTLVGSGYSARIVVDLRGRRLPAPRPAATPVPLGEAGIPVDNPPVDNSSSAGLEPPSLTTVDEGEGKVKVEGGSNYTSRERVSEPPTSLPRQTTNSSSSEGSARRRTPAQVQREIRETRLVRALVNWTQGERIRRLAFVLRPYFDRGLGAHDIAAELIGMPRSSDRWRPKYPAAYIASVTSRDSEDEAARAAVQAAIAGGRSITVLQEWKTAVDTVQAAFAEPERTDADRAHARQYGWDQWETIAAHYDEDPDDALDLYGGRLVTYAVGRQARQQWT
- a CDS encoding ParA family protein is translated as MSTLQVPITLMNLEGVKRSLERRYTLIDAGQHEPKVIAVVNGKGGVGKSSLSSAFGVALSKLGKDVLLMELDEQGNNCEDLGISNSQMNDKGAAQAAAILEGKPLTPTGQARPGLHVVPGGEQLEEIIEELYCQRRASKQIADPDDRDAWMGIYAAAIDGVRDDYDVIILDVAPGSDVLQLAALVASDYVLIPSKSDPSSRKGLRAVAKRFGTASQINDVLQLLGVVLFATNSSATKVQEKIREKLEEDLQGTAPLFEQTIRHVEAAAVEARLRGKVPQELRASKELPPPLMKSMKALAGDYQSLTVEVLQEMTARRAQAEAGEEA
- a CDS encoding WhiB family transcriptional regulator translates to MTGTDSQGAYEAWTEHPFFRYRGCAPDPDNPRQAAGDLSLSLDAWHGPDVDGGEGGKVRRAREEAAKRVCRECPVREWCDAYASSVVGKGETARLAEPRGVWGGRTALERHRRFIEHRHEVAAAAPTEHLRTEQKHDVLLALAVHVDPWAVARAAGVDWRTANWQRSRLVTQFSLDKTRATRRELLAAAVERGLIEEAVVVDDDGTVPAVAPAPPRVRGRAAAKSHTVRARSASWGWASQMSLDDALEPSPPIPAILPLYPSAVRLEAAA